One Mycolicibacterium goodii genomic region harbors:
- a CDS encoding VOC family protein, with translation MSQVDQDASAAANHGRKWVMASGQASSHRRVAVNDVAAVVATGRFDEAVVWYGCVFGREPDLLPIPGVAEWQLTSTAWLQLVTDEARAGRTAVRFGVDDLAQTRAALAERGVTTAAEPQVIADMVAVLDVADPDGNEVSFVQELA, from the coding sequence ATGAGCCAAGTAGATCAAGACGCCTCTGCCGCGGCGAATCATGGCCGAAAATGGGTCATGGCTTCCGGGCAGGCGTCCTCGCACCGCAGAGTCGCCGTCAACGACGTCGCCGCGGTGGTCGCCACCGGCAGGTTCGACGAGGCGGTGGTGTGGTACGGCTGCGTCTTCGGCCGCGAACCCGATCTGCTCCCGATCCCGGGTGTGGCCGAATGGCAATTGACCTCGACGGCCTGGCTGCAGCTGGTCACCGACGAGGCACGGGCGGGACGGACAGCTGTGCGTTTCGGGGTCGACGACCTGGCGCAAACCCGCGCGGCCCTTGCCGAACGCGGCGTGACCACAGCGGCCGAGCCGCAGGTGATCGCGGATATGGTCGCGGTCCTCGACGTCGCCGATCCCGACGGCAACGAAGTGTCATTCGTCCAGGAATTGGCCTGA
- a CDS encoding HAD family hydrolase, translated as MGPTLSPPESLDEIDDGPGGAQVGAFFDLDGTLVDGFTATAHAGHRIRRRQAAFGEILGIIEASVRYRIGRMPFERLLVRAAGYLRGEALSELDVLGEELFENRISPRVYPHMREVVRRHQDRGHTVVLSSSALTIHAEPVARHLGIDHVLCNHFETDRDGRLTGDIVKPVIWGARKAEVVQNFCAQNAVQLARSYFYADGAEDCALMHLVGHPRPVNPRPGLAAAAAEHRWPVLTLARMPARRW; from the coding sequence ATGGGACCAACCTTGTCGCCGCCCGAATCGCTCGATGAAATAGATGACGGTCCCGGCGGTGCTCAGGTGGGCGCGTTCTTCGACCTCGACGGCACCCTGGTCGACGGTTTCACCGCGACGGCCCACGCCGGGCACCGTATCCGCAGGCGACAGGCCGCGTTCGGGGAGATCCTCGGGATCATCGAGGCCTCGGTGCGGTACCGCATCGGACGCATGCCCTTCGAGCGGCTGTTGGTGCGGGCCGCCGGATACCTGCGGGGCGAGGCCCTCTCGGAGCTCGACGTGCTGGGTGAGGAGCTGTTCGAGAACCGGATATCGCCGCGCGTCTACCCGCACATGCGTGAGGTCGTGCGCAGGCACCAGGACCGTGGCCACACCGTGGTGCTCAGTTCCTCGGCGCTGACCATCCACGCCGAACCGGTCGCACGCCATCTCGGCATCGATCATGTGCTGTGCAACCACTTCGAGACCGATCGCGACGGGCGGCTGACCGGGGACATCGTCAAACCGGTGATCTGGGGCGCGCGCAAAGCCGAAGTGGTGCAGAACTTCTGCGCCCAGAACGCCGTCCAACTCGCGCGCAGCTATTTCTACGCCGACGGTGCAGAGGACTGTGCGCTCATGCACCTGGTGGGCCATCCCAGGCCGGTCAACCCGCGCCCCGGCCTCGCAGCGGCGGCAGCCGAACACCGCTGGCCGGTGCTCACGCTCGCGCGGATGCCCGCGCGGCGCTGGTGA
- a CDS encoding SDR family oxidoreductase gives MGRVAGKVALISGGARGMGAAHARALVAEGAKVVIGDILDDEGAALAAELGEAARYVHLDVTVAEQWNAAVATATTDFGVLNVLINNAGIVALGAIGKFDMAKWQNVIDVNLTGTFLGMQACVGAMKAAGGGSIINVSSIEGLRGAAMVHPYVASKWAVRGLTKSAALELGAHQIRVNSIHPGFIRTPMTEHFPDDMLRIPLGRPGEVDEVSSFVVFLASDESRYATGAEFVMDGGLVNDVPHKL, from the coding sequence ATGGGACGGGTAGCCGGAAAAGTTGCATTGATCAGTGGCGGCGCACGCGGCATGGGCGCGGCCCACGCCAGGGCGTTGGTCGCCGAGGGGGCCAAGGTCGTCATCGGCGACATCCTCGACGACGAGGGCGCCGCACTCGCCGCCGAGTTGGGCGAGGCCGCCCGCTACGTCCATCTCGATGTCACCGTGGCCGAGCAGTGGAACGCCGCCGTCGCCACCGCGACCACCGACTTCGGCGTGCTCAACGTGCTGATCAACAACGCGGGCATCGTCGCGCTCGGCGCGATCGGCAAATTCGATATGGCCAAGTGGCAGAACGTCATCGACGTCAATCTCACGGGCACCTTCCTGGGCATGCAGGCCTGCGTCGGTGCCATGAAGGCCGCGGGTGGCGGGTCGATCATCAACGTGTCCTCGATCGAGGGGCTGCGGGGTGCGGCGATGGTGCATCCATACGTCGCGTCCAAGTGGGCCGTGCGGGGCCTGACCAAGTCGGCCGCGCTCGAACTGGGCGCCCATCAGATCCGGGTGAACTCGATCCACCCCGGGTTCATCCGCACCCCGATGACCGAGCACTTCCCCGACGACATGCTGCGGATTCCGCTGGGACGGCCCGGTGAGGTCGACGAGGTGTCGAGCTTCGTGGTGTTCCTGGCCAGTGACGAGTCCCGCTACGCCACAGGTGCGGAGTTCGTGATGGACGGTGGTCTGGTCAACGACGTTCCGCACAAGCTCTGA
- a CDS encoding enhanced intracellular survival protein Eis — MITPLTLDPLTDADWARMSLLGRFAFGDIEPDETLAVWRSLVADGAAVVVGSDTDDAFVGQSLYLDFELTVPGGEVLPAAGISFVAVAPTHRRRGVLRAMYTQLHDLIAEANYPLAVLTASEGGIYGRFGYGVATIEQQVSVDRRSAQFHPAAPDPGGVRMVEPAAHRDDIADIYDRWRRRTPGGLVRPAALLDDMLADRPESRRGGSEWFAFLHQDGYALYRADSRDGRKVARVEELTAVTADAHAALWRALLGLDLFDRVTIGTHPHDPLPYLLTDPRLAQVTFSADDLWVRIMDVPAALEARRYQGDLDVVLDVADGFRSDGGRFALQISGGRARCTPTDAPADIELDLDVLGSLYLGAHRIDGFAAANRLRCKDSEQLQRFGAAFVSDVPAELGFGF; from the coding sequence GTGATCACACCACTGACGTTGGATCCCCTCACCGACGCCGACTGGGCCCGCATGAGTCTGCTGGGGCGCTTCGCATTCGGCGACATCGAACCCGACGAGACCCTGGCCGTGTGGCGGTCCCTGGTGGCCGACGGCGCGGCGGTGGTGGTCGGCAGCGACACCGACGACGCTTTCGTCGGCCAGTCGCTGTATCTGGACTTCGAACTCACGGTCCCCGGTGGGGAGGTGCTGCCCGCGGCGGGCATCAGCTTCGTCGCGGTCGCCCCCACACACCGTCGCCGCGGCGTGTTGCGCGCGATGTACACCCAACTGCACGACCTGATCGCCGAGGCGAACTACCCGTTGGCCGTGCTGACCGCCAGCGAGGGCGGCATCTACGGCCGGTTCGGCTACGGCGTGGCGACGATCGAGCAGCAGGTGTCGGTCGATCGGCGGTCGGCGCAGTTCCATCCGGCAGCCCCCGATCCGGGCGGTGTCCGGATGGTGGAGCCTGCTGCGCACCGCGACGACATCGCCGACATCTATGACCGCTGGCGGCGGCGGACGCCGGGCGGGCTGGTGCGGCCCGCCGCGTTGTTGGACGACATGTTGGCCGACCGGCCGGAATCGCGTCGCGGCGGCAGCGAATGGTTCGCGTTCCTGCACCAGGACGGGTACGCGCTCTACCGCGCGGACTCACGGGACGGCCGGAAAGTCGCGCGCGTCGAGGAGTTGACCGCGGTGACCGCCGACGCCCACGCCGCACTGTGGCGTGCGCTGTTGGGGCTGGACCTCTTCGACCGCGTGACCATCGGTACCCACCCGCACGATCCGTTGCCGTACCTGCTCACCGACCCCCGGCTGGCGCAGGTCACCTTCAGCGCCGACGATCTGTGGGTGCGCATCATGGATGTCCCCGCCGCGCTGGAAGCTCGCCGCTACCAGGGTGATCTGGACGTGGTGCTCGATGTCGCCGACGGCTTCCGCAGCGACGGTGGACGTTTCGCACTGCAGATCAGCGGCGGCCGGGCCCGGTGCACCCCGACGGACGCGCCTGCCGACATCGAGCTCGATCTCGACGTCCTCGGCAGCCTGTACCTCGGAGCACACCGCATCGACGGGTTCGCTGCGGCGAACCGGTTGCGGTGCAAGGATTCCGAACAGTTGCAGCGGTTCGGTGCGGCCTTCGTCAGCGACGTGCCCGCTGAGCTCGGGTTCGGCTTCTGA
- a CDS encoding MBL fold metallo-hydrolase: MTTTMTQIRSDLWQTRTDTPFPGLTTHAYLWKTNGRNVLFYCPATDADFPTIDRLGGVDDQYLSHQDEAGPMLARIAEHYGARLHAPAAELANIAKHSPVQVPLDHRHRDDNGVEVIPTPGHSPGSTSYLVDGADGRYLFTGDTVFVDHAGRWSTFVIPGVGDAAAMAESLRLLATLQPDVVISSAFAGAAVSEIDDRGWAACIDEAMESVPA, translated from the coding sequence ATGACGACGACCATGACACAGATCCGATCCGATCTCTGGCAGACCCGAACCGACACGCCATTCCCCGGACTGACCACACACGCCTATCTCTGGAAGACCAACGGGCGCAACGTGTTGTTCTACTGCCCGGCGACCGACGCCGATTTCCCCACCATCGACCGACTCGGTGGTGTCGACGACCAGTACCTGTCGCATCAGGACGAGGCCGGGCCGATGCTGGCCCGTATCGCCGAGCACTACGGAGCGCGTCTGCACGCGCCCGCAGCCGAACTCGCGAACATCGCCAAACACTCCCCGGTCCAGGTCCCGCTGGATCACCGCCACCGCGATGACAACGGCGTCGAGGTGATCCCCACCCCCGGTCACAGCCCAGGCAGCACAAGCTATCTCGTCGACGGCGCCGATGGACGCTATCTGTTCACCGGTGACACCGTGTTCGTCGACCACGCGGGCCGGTGGTCGACGTTCGTGATCCCTGGAGTCGGCGACGCCGCAGCGATGGCCGAGAGCCTTCGACTGCTGGCAACCCTGCAACCCGACGTGGTGATCTCAAGCGCGTTCGCGGGCGCGGCGGTCAGCGAGATCGACGACCGCGGTTGGGCGGCGTGCATCGACGAGGCAATGGAGAGCGTCCCGGCGTGA
- a CDS encoding NAD(P)H-dependent amine dehydrogenase family protein: protein MAIRVAHIGTGNVGRLALAGLLTNPRYELCALSVSTETKVGRDAGELAGLDLSTGVAATTGLDAVLAAEPDCAVYCAMGDTRGPDAIADVVQLLAAGINVVGSAPVVLQYPWKLMPGKYIAGIEEAAAAGNSSLFITGVDPGFANDLIPFALAGTCQSIEQVRCMEIADYATYDGTTVMFDVMGFGQPLDQTPILFQPGVLGIAWGTSIRQLAAGLGIEIDDITEVYEKEPAPEDFEIAAGRVAKGTVAALRFEIRGMVSGEPVIVIEHVTRLRGDLRPDWAQPAQPGGSYRVEIVGEPSYAVDICPTSRKGDHNHAAIVAAAGRIVNAIPDVVAAPPGIRTTLDMPLVTGQGLYRSG, encoded by the coding sequence ATCGCCATCCGCGTCGCGCACATCGGAACCGGGAACGTCGGCCGCCTCGCGCTCGCCGGACTGCTCACCAACCCCCGCTACGAGCTGTGCGCGCTGAGCGTGTCGACCGAGACCAAGGTGGGCAGGGACGCGGGTGAGCTTGCCGGACTGGACCTTTCCACCGGTGTCGCGGCCACCACGGGGCTGGACGCGGTGCTCGCCGCCGAGCCGGACTGCGCGGTGTACTGCGCGATGGGCGACACGCGGGGACCCGACGCGATCGCCGATGTGGTGCAACTGCTCGCCGCCGGGATCAACGTGGTCGGGTCGGCCCCCGTGGTGCTGCAATACCCGTGGAAGCTCATGCCGGGCAAGTACATCGCCGGTATCGAGGAGGCCGCGGCGGCAGGCAACTCGAGTCTGTTCATCACCGGCGTGGATCCGGGATTCGCCAACGATCTGATCCCGTTCGCGCTCGCGGGCACGTGCCAGAGCATCGAGCAGGTGCGGTGCATGGAGATCGCCGACTACGCGACCTACGACGGCACCACGGTCATGTTCGACGTGATGGGTTTCGGACAACCGCTCGACCAGACGCCGATCCTGTTCCAGCCGGGGGTGCTCGGCATCGCGTGGGGCACCTCGATCCGGCAGCTCGCCGCCGGCCTCGGCATCGAGATCGACGACATCACCGAGGTGTACGAGAAAGAGCCTGCCCCAGAGGATTTCGAGATCGCCGCCGGGCGTGTCGCGAAGGGGACGGTGGCGGCGCTGCGGTTCGAGATCCGCGGCATGGTCTCCGGTGAGCCCGTGATCGTCATCGAGCACGTCACCCGGCTGCGCGGCGACCTGCGTCCGGACTGGGCCCAACCCGCCCAGCCGGGCGGGTCCTACCGGGTGGAGATCGTCGGTGAACCGTCGTACGCGGTCGACATCTGCCCCACCAGCCGCAAAGGTGATCACAACCACGCCGCGATCGTGGCCGCGGCCGGACGCATCGTCAATGCCATCCCGGACGTGGTGGCCGCTCCCCCGGGCATCCGCACGACACTCGACATGCCCCTGGTCACCGGCCAGGGGCTGTACCGGTCCGGCTGA
- a CDS encoding competence/damage-inducible protein A, producing the protein MVSARAGIVITGTEVLTGRIQDLNGPFLADQLLELGVELAHITICGDRPGDIEAQLKFLADEGVDLIITSGGLGPTADDLTVATVAQFCGRELVLDAALEERIAAILRRLSAGRNLSDADFEAVRTANRKQALIPQGAEILEPVGTAPGVVVPGSPTVVVLPGPPRELQPMWLRAVDTEPVQQAIAGRTVYRQNMVRMFGLAESGLAETLRAAEGAISRFDQLEITTCLRRGELEIVTRYEPAAAEAYGQLLDVLRERHGDAVFSEDGSTVDEQVAALLAGRRIATAESCTAGLLAARLTDQPGASEYMMGGIVAYANMPKTEMLNVDPVLIAEHGAVSEPVAQAMATGAMHHFDADTAAAITGIAGPGGGSAEKPVGTVCFAVRAEGVSITRTLRLPGNRSDIRERSTTVAMHLLRRALSGVTD; encoded by the coding sequence ATGGTGAGCGCACGTGCAGGCATCGTCATCACCGGAACGGAAGTCCTCACCGGCCGGATCCAGGATCTCAACGGGCCGTTCCTGGCCGACCAGCTTCTCGAGCTCGGTGTCGAGTTGGCCCATATCACGATCTGCGGCGACCGTCCCGGCGACATCGAGGCACAGCTGAAGTTCCTCGCCGACGAGGGCGTCGACCTGATCATCACGAGCGGGGGGCTCGGGCCCACTGCCGACGACCTCACGGTGGCCACGGTGGCGCAGTTCTGCGGCCGTGAACTGGTGCTCGACGCGGCGCTCGAGGAACGGATCGCCGCGATCCTGCGCAGACTGTCGGCCGGCCGCAACCTGTCCGATGCCGATTTCGAGGCGGTGCGCACGGCCAACCGCAAGCAGGCGCTGATACCGCAGGGCGCCGAGATCCTCGAACCGGTCGGCACCGCGCCGGGGGTGGTGGTGCCTGGCAGTCCCACCGTGGTGGTGCTGCCCGGGCCGCCGCGCGAGTTGCAGCCGATGTGGTTACGCGCGGTCGACACCGAACCCGTACAGCAGGCGATCGCGGGCCGCACGGTGTACCGCCAGAACATGGTCCGGATGTTCGGTCTGGCCGAATCCGGTCTGGCGGAGACACTGCGGGCCGCCGAAGGCGCGATCAGCCGGTTCGATCAATTGGAGATCACCACGTGCCTGCGCCGCGGCGAGCTGGAGATCGTGACGCGCTATGAGCCGGCCGCCGCCGAGGCCTACGGTCAACTGCTGGATGTCCTGCGGGAACGCCACGGCGATGCGGTGTTCTCCGAAGACGGTTCGACGGTCGACGAGCAGGTCGCCGCGCTGCTGGCCGGCCGTCGTATCGCGACCGCAGAATCCTGCACGGCGGGGCTGCTGGCGGCACGCCTCACCGATCAGCCGGGCGCGTCGGAGTACATGATGGGCGGGATCGTCGCGTACGCCAACATGCCGAAGACCGAGATGCTCAATGTCGATCCGGTGCTGATCGCCGAGCACGGCGCGGTGTCCGAGCCCGTGGCCCAGGCGATGGCCACGGGAGCGATGCACCACTTCGACGCCGACACCGCCGCCGCGATCACCGGGATCGCGGGCCCCGGCGGCGGGTCGGCGGAAAAACCGGTCGGCACAGTGTGTTTCGCGGTGCGTGCCGAAGGCGTGTCGATAACTCGCACGCTGCGGCTTCCCGGCAACCGCTCCGACATCCGCGAGCGGTCCACCACGGTGGCCATGCACCTGCTGCGGCGGGCCTTGAGTGGAGTCACCGACTGA
- a CDS encoding alpha/beta fold hydrolase, whose amino-acid sequence MRIPIDRPKLEGNITVGDDRRLGFAEFGDPHGRAIFWLHGTPGARRQIPTEARAYAEQNGVRLIGVDRPGIGSSTPHQYESVLDFASDLRTIADTLGIHKMAVIGLSGGGPYTLACAAAMPDRVVAAGVLGGVAPMVGPDAISSKLMEIGAVVAPVLQVAGGPIRLVASGLIRLIRPVASPALEIYARLSPEGDRRMLGRPEFKAMFLDDLLNGSRKQLAAPFYDIVVFERDWGFRLDEVKVPVRWWHGDHDHIVPFAHGRHVVSRLPDATLTELPYESHLGGLGCVQEIMGTLLEIWDGSSTAVGQ is encoded by the coding sequence GTGCGCATCCCGATCGACCGCCCCAAGTTGGAAGGCAACATCACCGTCGGTGATGACCGCCGGCTCGGGTTCGCCGAGTTCGGTGATCCGCACGGGCGTGCCATCTTCTGGTTGCACGGCACGCCCGGTGCGCGCCGGCAGATCCCCACCGAAGCCAGGGCGTATGCCGAACAGAACGGTGTCAGGCTGATCGGCGTGGACCGACCCGGTATCGGGTCGTCCACGCCGCATCAGTACGAGAGCGTCCTGGACTTCGCGTCCGACCTGCGGACGATCGCCGACACCCTCGGCATCCACAAGATGGCGGTCATCGGGTTGTCCGGTGGCGGCCCGTACACGCTGGCGTGCGCGGCGGCGATGCCGGACCGTGTGGTTGCGGCCGGTGTGCTCGGCGGTGTCGCGCCCATGGTGGGTCCCGACGCGATCAGCAGCAAGCTCATGGAGATCGGCGCCGTGGTGGCACCGGTGCTGCAGGTCGCGGGCGGCCCGATCCGCCTGGTCGCCTCGGGACTGATCCGGTTGATCCGTCCGGTCGCGTCGCCGGCTCTGGAGATCTATGCCCGGTTGTCCCCCGAGGGAGACCGCCGGATGCTGGGACGGCCCGAGTTCAAGGCCATGTTCCTCGACGATCTGCTCAACGGCAGCCGCAAACAGCTGGCCGCGCCGTTCTACGACATCGTCGTGTTCGAGCGGGACTGGGGATTCCGGCTCGACGAGGTCAAGGTGCCCGTCCGGTGGTGGCACGGCGACCACGATCACATTGTCCCGTTCGCGCACGGTCGGCACGTGGTGTCACGGTTGCCCGATGCGACGCTCACCGAACTGCCGTACGAGAGTCACCTCGGTGGGCTCGGCTGCGTCCAGGAGATCATGGGCACGCTGCTCGAGATCTGGGACGGCTCTTCGACTGCCGTCGGTCAGTGA
- a CDS encoding pyridoxal phosphate-dependent decarboxylase family protein: MSRRTAGLDVAVAHAEAFLARLDDRPVAARGDASTVRELLGVSLPETGEDPAAVIEALAVGAEPGLVASAGPRHFGFVIGGSLPAALGADWLVSAWDQCAAFHALSPAASAIEEITAGWVLDLLGLPAASSVGFVTGAQAANTTGLAAARHSVLARAGWNVARDGLIGAPRIRVVCGAQAHTTVYAALRLLGLGESSATRVAVDDQGRIRPDALADTLADGTGPVIVCAQAGNVATGAFDDFEAIADICSTHDAWLHIDGAFGLWAAAAPTTRHLTAGAALADSWAVDAHKWLNVPYDGAMAIVRDVDAHVAATSLAGPYLVVDPGQRDNTNFVPESSRRARAVPVYAALRSLGRAGLADLVERNCAQARRMARLLAEIPGAEILNDVVLNQVLVRLPGGDDATRRAVAAIQADGTCWLGGTTWNDEFVLRLSFTNWATSDGDVDRSAAAITDAVASSRTSQSPPR; the protein is encoded by the coding sequence ATGTCGCGCCGCACTGCTGGTCTGGATGTCGCCGTAGCCCACGCCGAGGCGTTCCTCGCACGACTCGACGACCGGCCGGTCGCCGCGCGCGGTGACGCATCGACGGTGCGGGAGCTGCTCGGCGTTTCCCTGCCCGAGACCGGTGAGGATCCCGCTGCCGTGATCGAGGCACTGGCCGTCGGCGCCGAACCCGGGCTGGTGGCCAGCGCGGGGCCGCGACACTTCGGTTTCGTGATCGGCGGGTCCCTGCCCGCCGCGCTCGGCGCGGACTGGTTGGTCTCGGCGTGGGATCAGTGCGCGGCATTTCATGCACTGTCGCCCGCTGCGAGTGCGATCGAGGAGATCACCGCCGGATGGGTGCTGGACCTGCTCGGCCTTCCCGCGGCTTCAAGCGTCGGCTTCGTCACCGGAGCGCAGGCGGCGAACACGACCGGCCTGGCCGCCGCACGACACTCGGTGCTCGCCCGTGCGGGGTGGAACGTCGCCCGCGACGGGCTCATCGGCGCGCCCCGGATCCGGGTGGTGTGCGGTGCGCAGGCCCATACGACCGTCTATGCCGCACTACGCCTGCTCGGGCTCGGGGAATCGTCGGCAACGCGGGTCGCGGTCGACGACCAGGGCCGCATCCGCCCCGATGCCCTCGCCGACACGCTCGCCGACGGCACCGGGCCGGTCATCGTGTGTGCGCAGGCCGGAAATGTCGCGACCGGTGCGTTCGACGATTTCGAGGCGATCGCCGACATCTGCTCGACGCACGACGCGTGGCTGCACATCGACGGCGCATTCGGGTTGTGGGCCGCCGCCGCGCCCACGACCCGCCATCTCACCGCGGGCGCGGCGCTGGCCGACTCGTGGGCCGTCGACGCCCACAAGTGGCTCAACGTGCCCTATGACGGCGCGATGGCGATCGTGCGCGATGTCGATGCGCACGTCGCGGCGACGAGCCTGGCCGGTCCCTACCTCGTCGTCGACCCGGGGCAACGCGACAACACGAACTTCGTACCGGAGAGTTCGCGGCGCGCGCGAGCGGTTCCGGTGTATGCCGCGTTGCGCTCGTTGGGGCGCGCGGGGCTCGCCGACCTCGTCGAACGGAACTGCGCACAGGCCCGACGGATGGCGCGTCTCCTTGCCGAGATCCCGGGCGCCGAAATTCTCAACGACGTCGTGCTCAACCAGGTGCTGGTACGGCTGCCCGGCGGTGACGACGCCACCCGGCGGGCCGTCGCCGCGATCCAGGCCGACGGCACGTGCTGGCTGGGCGGCACGACCTGGAACGACGAGTTCGTCCTGCGGTTGTCGTTCACGAACTGGGCCACCTCTGATGGGGATGTGGACCGTTCCGCGGCGGCGATCACCGACGCCGTGGCGTCGTCTCGGACGTCACAGTCACCACCGCGATGA
- a CDS encoding fructose bisphosphate aldolase, which produces MVNQQQADKMTSGQGFVAALDQSGGSTPKALRLYGVEESAYSSEDEMFDLIHQMRSRIITSPSFGGDRVLAAILFEQTMDRTIEGKPSATYLWEDKGVVPLLKIDKGLAEEADGVQLMKPMPTLDDLLARGVKNGIFGTKERSVIGAANPTGVAAVVAQQFEVAKQVLSHGLIPIIEPEVTISISDKAEAEELLKAEITKNLDTLADDQKVMLKLTLPTVVNHYKSLVDHPKVMRVVALSGGYSRDEANALLAQNTGVIASFSRALTEGLSAQQSDEEFNSTLDKSIQSIYDASVAG; this is translated from the coding sequence ATGGTGAACCAGCAGCAGGCCGACAAGATGACTTCGGGGCAGGGCTTCGTCGCGGCGCTCGACCAGAGCGGCGGCTCGACCCCCAAGGCGCTGCGTCTGTACGGCGTCGAGGAGAGCGCCTACTCCTCGGAAGACGAGATGTTCGACCTGATCCACCAGATGCGTTCACGCATCATCACCTCGCCGTCGTTCGGCGGTGACCGTGTGCTGGCCGCGATCCTGTTCGAGCAGACCATGGACCGCACCATCGAGGGCAAGCCGTCTGCGACCTACCTGTGGGAGGACAAGGGCGTCGTGCCGCTGCTCAAGATCGACAAGGGGCTGGCCGAGGAGGCCGACGGCGTTCAGCTCATGAAGCCGATGCCCACCCTCGACGACCTGCTGGCCCGCGGTGTGAAGAACGGCATCTTCGGCACCAAGGAGAGGTCGGTGATCGGTGCGGCGAACCCGACCGGTGTGGCCGCGGTCGTGGCACAGCAGTTCGAGGTCGCCAAGCAGGTCCTGTCGCACGGGCTCATCCCGATCATCGAGCCCGAGGTCACCATCTCGATCTCGGACAAGGCCGAGGCGGAGGAGCTGCTCAAGGCCGAGATCACCAAGAACCTTGACACGCTGGCCGACGACCAGAAGGTCATGCTGAAGCTGACGCTGCCCACCGTCGTCAACCACTACAAGTCGCTCGTCGACCACCCGAAGGTCATGCGGGTCGTCGCCCTGTCCGGCGGTTACAGCCGCGACGAGGCCAATGCGCTGCTCGCCCAGAACACGGGCGTGATCGCGAGCTTCAGCCGCGCGCTGACCGAGGGTCTGTCGGCACAGCAGAGCGACGAGGAGTTCAACTCCACGCTCGACAAGTCGATCCAGTCCATCTACGACGCCTCGGTCGCGGGCTGA